In the genome of Planctomyces sp. SH-PL62, the window GTCCGTCGACGATGGGGTGGGCTGTCGTCAGCCCTTGTCGTCGAGCGGTAGACCTAGTATAGAGGCACCCGCGGGGATTGCAAGCGGTCTCTCCCGAATCCTGAAAATACGCCCCCTCCGGAGCCTTTGGCGAAGGCTTTGGAGCTTCCTGCCTTCCTTATAGAGCGAACCGTGCACAGGCGCGACCCTGGGTCCTGAAAAACGCGCGGCCTGGACGGTGGAGCGTGCCCCGCCGGGCCGAGACGGCGTTCGAGATTCGTCGATCGGGGGCCCGCTCCCGGGACGTCGGGGCCGAGGCTCGGGGGCCTTGTCGTCAGGACGCCCAGACGCGGGTCGGGGTCTCGAGGGGGGCGATCCGGCCGCGGCTCCCCGGGTCGGCCTCCTGGATCCGGCGACGTGGCGAGGAGCGAGGCTTTCTATTTGCGTGACGGCTCACGAGATTGTACTTTTGAAATGGACTCGGGAGCCCCCGGCCGTGCTCATCAGGTCGCATTCGCGACCCCCCAAACCAGCGATTCCGCCAGCAGCCGAGATCGATATCGCGATGAATTACACACTTCAAGTCGTCAAGGGGCGGAGCGACGTCGGAGCGCTCAGGCTGATCGACGGGGTCAACAGCGTAGGTCGCCACGACGACTGCGTGATCCGGATCCGTTCTTCGCAGGTCAGCCGCCGACATTGCGAGATCTTCGAGGCCGACGACCGATTGATGGTCCGCGACCTGGGGAGTTCCAACGGAACCTACGTCAACGGCCAGCGGGTGCTGGGGCAGCAGCCCCTGAACGTCGGCGACGTGATCGGCATCGGCGGCGTTTCGCTCCGGGTCGACCCGCTCGGCGCCCACACGGGCTCGGCTCCGGTTTCGCCCGGCGGCGACACTGCCGAGTTGGAAGCGGTCGCCGACGCGGTGGAAGTGGACGAGGCCGACGACTTCGAGGTGAGCATCGACGTCGAGGAGGCCGAGGAAGAGGACGGCTTCGACCTGAACGAATTCCCGGACGCCATCCCCCTCGAGGACGCCGACGAGCCCACCCCGGAACCCGCCAAGCCCCCGAAAAAGGATGCCAAGAAGGCCGAGGCCAAGGCTGAGGCGAGCGAAACGGCCAAGCCGTCCGAGCAGGACGACGACGCCGTCGCGCAGTTCCTCATGGACCTGAAGCTCGACGACGACGATTGAATCGGGCAGCGCCGCGGCGGCGGTCCAGATCATCGCCGGTTGGGCCGCCGCCTCGTCGCATGTTGATCTTTGGCATCGTTGGCTTGCACCGATTGATTTTCGAGCGTGCATGCTATAAAAAGCCCTAGGACGGGACTCTTCCCGGCTCGGAGATTCGTGATAAGATGATTTCGGTAACGTATCGTCGCTTTTATTCAGGATGGGACTTCCATGGCTCGGCGAAAAACCCTTCCGGAGTCGATACGCGCCAAGATGGAACTGGCCGATCGCCTCGCATCGCTTCGCTTGGAGTTGTTCGGTGAGCGAGGCGGGCCAGAAATGGCGCGGCGCCTCGGTATTCCCGTACGGACCTGGTACAACTATGAGGGCGGGGTGACGGTCCCGGCGGAGGTCGTGCTCAAGATCATCGAGCTGACCTCGGTCGAGCCGACCTGGCTGCTGCACGGCAAGGGGCCCAAGTTCCGCCCTAGCCCCAAGCTGGAACGCGGCGACGGCTCAAGCCAGCCTACGATGATGGTCGGCGCGTTGCTCCGCACGGCCTTGCAACTCCTGGAGGGGGAGGCGTCGCCGGAGTTGGGCTCGGCGACGGCGAAGTTCCTGGATTCGGAGCGATCCCTGCCGGTCGACAAGGACGCCGAGCCGGCGGACGCCGGGCCGCCGGCGGTGTGGGGCGACCGCGACACGCTCCAGGTCGATCGGAGTCGGGGCGAGCGCGAGTGGCTGGCGGCCCGTCGCGAAGGTCGCTGCCTTCCCGTGGCGGACGACGCCATGGCGCCGGTCCTGGTCGCGGGATCCTCGGTGGCCTACGCGGACAGCGACGAATCCTCGACGGCCCTCGACGGCCGGATGGTCGTCGCCTGGGTGGACGGCGTCCCCATGGTCCGCTGGTTCCAGGACCGTGGCGATCACGGCCTGCTCCGGGCCGAGGACGTCAAGAAGCGCGCCGTGCGGATCCCCCTGAAGCTCGACGGCAAGGCCGAGGCGGCGAAGGTCCGCCGGGTGCTCTGGATCGAGGCGTCCCGCTGAGCGGCCGGCGTCGGCCGGCGGCTCACCAGCTCAGGTAATCGTGGAAACAGGGCAGGATCAGGATCTTGCCGTCCCCGATCCTCCCGGTGCGCGCCTCGCCGACGATCGCCCGGACCGCCGCCCCGACGTGCGGTTCCTCGACGAAAACGGTGAGCTCCACCTTGGGGAGGAACGAGGCGTTGTACTCGCTCCCCAGATATTGGTTCAGGCGATTCTTCTGTCGGCCGTAGCCCATCGCCTCCCGCACGACCCCGCCGAGGATCTCGACCGACTCGAGCGCGGCGAGCACCGCCTGCGCGCGAAAGGGTTTCACCAGGGCGATGATCTGGACCGGCCGGCCCCGCCTGACGGGATCGTCGGGGTCCGGAGTCTCGGGGATCGGTTCGTCGATCTGAGTCATCTGTCGGCCTCGTCGTCAAACCCGGCCGACCGCTGGCGTCGGCCCTGTCGAGGGACTATGATCGAGGCTACCATGAACGAGTTCGCCCGGGAACGCGCCGGCCACCCCGCACGGTAGGGATTGGGCTTCGGGACGCGTCGGGGACGTCGGCAGGTCTGGCGAGAGGGTCATTCCTTTGATGAAACGCGCAGGGGCGATGCTGGCCGGCTTCGGGCTGCTCATGGCGGTCGGTTGCGGGATGAAGAACTACGACTACCGGATCGAGCAGACCATCGACCGGATGAAGTATGAGAAGCGGCTCGACGAGAATCTCGGCGAGCCGGTGGCCAA includes:
- a CDS encoding FHA domain-containing protein, with protein sequence MTAHEIVLLKWTREPPAVLIRSHSRPPKPAIPPAAEIDIAMNYTLQVVKGRSDVGALRLIDGVNSVGRHDDCVIRIRSSQVSRRHCEIFEADDRLMVRDLGSSNGTYVNGQRVLGQQPLNVGDVIGIGGVSLRVDPLGAHTGSAPVSPGGDTAELEAVADAVEVDEADDFEVSIDVEEAEEEDGFDLNEFPDAIPLEDADEPTPEPAKPPKKDAKKAEAKAEASETAKPSEQDDDAVAQFLMDLKLDDDD
- a CDS encoding P-II family nitrogen regulator; the protein is MTQIDEPIPETPDPDDPVRRGRPVQIIALVKPFRAQAVLAALESVEILGGVVREAMGYGRQKNRLNQYLGSEYNASFLPKVELTVFVEEPHVGAAVRAIVGEARTGRIGDGKILILPCFHDYLSW